In one window of Ruminococcus hominis DNA:
- a CDS encoding ErpK protein: MARMRRSSEQTLEYKIEQAEAKVAKTKEAHEKAVDELKKLYDIRMAYQRDELLKAMKNSSRSYGEILTFITSGETSEDE; the protein is encoded by the coding sequence ATGGCAAGAATGAGAAGAAGCAGCGAACAGACCCTGGAATACAAGATTGAACAGGCAGAAGCAAAGGTTGCAAAAACGAAAGAAGCACATGAAAAAGCGGTTGATGAATTAAAAAAACTGTACGATATAAGAATGGCATATCAGAGAGATGAACTGTTAAAAGCGATGAAAAACAGCAGCCGTTCTTATGGAGAGATCCTGACATTTATTACCTCAGGAGAGACATCAGAGGATGAGTAA
- a CDS encoding aspartate/glutamate racemase family protein has product MKKAGLIGGMSWESTVPYYKIINEVIGQQLGGLYSADCILHSINFYEIESTISKGNWDKSNELLANAAESLENAGADFIGICSNTMHKCLPAIKKKVNLPIVHIVDATVEEMKREGMSEGLLLGTRFTMEESFNKERFYKNGVNIIIPSLEERQLVHDIIFAELCRGIITNNSKEQYKKIIYKYCKGKETGVILGCTEIGLLIQQNFMDVPIFDTTQIHAKKIAMYMIE; this is encoded by the coding sequence ATGAAAAAAGCAGGTTTAATAGGAGGCATGAGCTGGGAAAGTACGGTGCCGTATTATAAAATAATAAATGAGGTAATCGGGCAACAATTAGGCGGATTATACTCTGCAGATTGCATTTTACATAGTATAAATTTCTATGAGATTGAATCAACAATATCAAAAGGAAATTGGGACAAATCGAATGAGTTATTAGCAAATGCAGCGGAAAGCCTTGAAAATGCAGGTGCAGATTTTATCGGTATATGTTCTAATACGATGCATAAATGTCTTCCGGCTATAAAAAAGAAGGTAAACTTACCTATTGTTCACATTGTTGACGCTACAGTGGAGGAGATGAAAAGAGAGGGAATGTCTGAAGGGCTGCTGTTAGGAACAAGATTTACAATGGAAGAATCGTTTAATAAGGAGCGATTTTATAAAAATGGAGTAAATATTATTATCCCTAGTTTAGAGGAGCGACAATTGGTACATGATATCATTTTTGCAGAATTATGTAGGGGTATTATAACCAATAATTCTAAAGAACAATACAAAAAAATAATATATAAGTACTGTAAAGGAAAAGAAACTGGTGTAATACTTGGGTGTACAGAAATAGGATTGCTAATTCAACAAAATTTCATGGATGTTCCGATTTTTGATACAACTCAAATTCATGCAAAAAAAATTGCGATGTATATGATTGAATAG
- a CDS encoding cyclase family protein: MELLSLLNELKQMKWIDLSHEFGENTPRWPGFESLRKEIKLEFGEYPVRAYQYSFPGQYGTHVDVPGHADVNGRTLEKIDIKECVLPLCVINCSDKVKMNSDYALSLDDIHDYEKIYGKIPKGAFVAMRSDWGKRWPSQEKFQNMDEYGEQHYPGWSLEAVKYLIEKRDVTAIGHETFDTDPPFCKEQRYFQAECYVLKQDRYQIEMLTNLDKIPERGAIIFCIFVKQTNGTGFPVRCFAICPNK, from the coding sequence ATGGAGTTGTTGAGTTTATTGAATGAGCTGAAGCAGATGAAATGGATTGATTTGTCACATGAATTTGGTGAAAACACACCAAGATGGCCAGGTTTTGAGTCATTGAGGAAAGAGATTAAATTGGAATTTGGTGAATATCCAGTAAGAGCATATCAATATTCGTTTCCAGGGCAATATGGAACACATGTAGATGTACCAGGTCATGCTGATGTAAATGGACGCACCTTGGAAAAAATTGATATTAAGGAATGTGTATTGCCATTATGCGTAATTAATTGTAGTGATAAGGTTAAAATGAATAGTGATTATGCATTATCGCTAGATGATATTCATGATTATGAAAAGATTTATGGAAAAATTCCAAAGGGAGCTTTTGTTGCGATGAGGAGCGATTGGGGAAAAAGGTGGCCTAGTCAGGAAAAGTTTCAAAATATGGATGAATACGGAGAACAGCATTATCCTGGCTGGAGTTTAGAGGCTGTAAAATATTTAATTGAAAAAAGAGATGTTACTGCAATTGGACATGAAACATTTGATACAGATCCACCATTTTGCAAAGAACAGCGTTATTTCCAAGCGGAATGTTATGTCTTGAAACAAGACAGATATCAAATTGAGATGCTTACAAATCTGGATAAAATTCCGGAAAGAGGAGCTATTATATTCTGTATTTTTGTAAAGCAGACAAATGGAACGGGGTTCCCTGTTAGATGTTTTGCAATTTGCCCAAACAAATAA